The following proteins are co-located in the Meriones unguiculatus strain TT.TT164.6M chromosome 4, Bangor_MerUng_6.1, whole genome shotgun sequence genome:
- the Dstn gene encoding destrin, with protein MASGVQVADEVCRIFYDMKVRKCSTPEEIKKRKKAVIFCLSADKKCIVVEEGKEILVGDVGDTITDPFKHFVGMLPEKDCRYALYDASFETKESRKEELMFFLWAPEQAPLKSKMIYASSKDAIKKKFPGIKHEYQANGPEDLNRTCIAEKLGGSLIVAFEGSPV; from the exons ATG GCCTCAGGAGTTCAGGTTGCGGATGAAGTATGTCGTATTTTCTACGACATGAAAGTTCGGAAATGTTCCACAccagaagaaatcaagaaaagaaagaaggctgtcattttttgtctcagTGCAGACAAAAAGTGCATAGTTGTGGAAGAAGGCAAAGAGATCTTGGTTGGAGATGTCGGTGATACCATAACTGATCCTTTCAAGCATTTTGTGGGCATGCTCCCCGAGAAAGATTGCCGCTACGCTTTGTATGATGCAAGCTTTGAAACCAAGGAgtccagaaaagaggagctcatGTTCTTCTTGTG GGCACCAGAACAAGCACCTCTGAAAAGCAAAATGATCTACGCAAGCTCGAAGGACGCCATCAAGAAGAAATTTCCAG GCATAAAACATGAGTATCAAGCAAATGGGCCAGAAGACCTCAATCGGACTTGTATTGCTGAAAAGCTAGGTGGCTCCTTAATTGTAGCTTTTGAAGGATCCCCTGTGTAG